TTCAAATTACGGAGGCCCGCTTATCATATACGCTACCGGCGCATCTTAGAGTACTCCGCCGGATTTCTGCTCTTAACTGGTTAATGAAGATATCCGATGAAAACCCCTGAACCCCAAATCTGTTATCTGCTCAAGTAATACTACTGCTCTTCCCATTATCTTGGTATTCTTCGAAGGAAAATTCAGTCAGAGGGGTTATCTTGTATTGACGATGTCCGATTAAAACCCTAAACCTAAATCAATTTTCCCGCCGTTATATCTATTGGTATTCTACTGCTCATTTTCTTGGTATTCTTGGTATTCTTCCATCCatagaaaaggaaagaaggaaAATTCGAGTACtcgattttcttggattctcgCATGCATTCTCTTTAAGAAAACTTCAACAACTTGTTGGCTTTTTGAAAATTACATTGGTGTACTTAAATGAGAATTTAAGAAATTGTagtttttaagaatttattttttaaaaggagttttttaagaatttattgTTCATGGAACATGTAAAGGAAATTCAAgaagtatttaaaaataaataaattatgttgTCATTCTCGCAGCCTATGTTCAAGAATTTGTTTTTAACTTTTTAGGGAGATGGGGAACATTAAGCGAATACCTGAGGCTATTTGGAGCTCAATTCGGTCAGGGGTTATCTTGTATGATTTCACAAGGGTTGTTGAGGAGTTGGTTTTCAACAGCCTCGATGCTGGTGCCACCAAGGTACTCATTTACCCTTTCAAAGTTTCAATACTCTCTAAGATTTTTACTAGGTATTGAATGGAAAGTTGTGGAGCTGTTCTTGAAGGCTCCACTCGAACAacttaattttttgtttttagtAGTTTAATGATAATAAGTTGTAATTATAATAAGTtgctctttttatgcttcttttgagccgaggtctctcggaaacaaccgtcctaccttgataggagtatGCTTAcaccctcccagaccccactttgtgggatttcactgggttgttgttgttgttgttgtgatttgcaatattttgaaTGAAGACACTCGATTGGACAGACTTTTGTAAAACACCCTCACTGGCCATTTTCCTTTACATGGTCTGGACTTTTTGATTTTGCTTGTTTcttaaaagttgaaaattgtGCCATGTAAGAGAATGGGGAATTATATGTGTTCTGATTTTGTTAATGTTTAGAGGCTCAATAGAGGTGGGCTGCTGAGAATATGGCAAGTTGTGCTTGTCTGCAGTTTTAATCGCTTAGACTAGTTGCACAAAAGGCAGTTACCGGTGTGGCTCTTCAATGAATTCTTATGTTCCTTTATTTGCTACTTCTGATGACGAGGCCATGTACTTTATATGAAAATTGATATACCTTTTCTCCTCTTAGTATGATGTTCCATTTGTATACATATGACTGTTCTTTTTGTGTTTGTTATTCTTATAAGTAGTGAACCCCTAGTTTGAACTTAACCCACTTTCCACCAGGTATCTGTTGCTATAGGCATTGGGACCTGCTATGTTAAGGTGGATGACAATGGTAAATTTTAGTTTCTTTGACATTGATCTAATGCATTTTGATGTTCAGAAAGTTCTgctcaatttattatttaattcattATCTGAAGTTGTACTTTCTTTTGAAGGATCTGGTGTTTCACGAGATGGACTGGTGCTGATGGGAGAAAAATATGGTAATGTTTTTGCAAAATGTTGGACTGCCATCATCTTTTCTATTGTATTGATGCTGCTGTACATAATTTCTTTTGCCTGACAACTATGATGTTCATAACTTGGAATGATTGTTTTAGTCTATAGGATTGCATGCATTACTCAACTGATAAGCTGTTTGACAGTTTGTGTTCATTCGTATCTGTATCTTTTTACAGATGTTCTTTTATGTAATGTTGTGGTTTTACGTGTAATTGGGCAAACTTGTATGGCTATACACAACACAAAATATTGATGCTTACTTTTTGTATTTGCTTTTCTTGTAAGATGTTCATGTACCTCTCTCTTTCCTGGTGCTTCATGTGCAATAAAATACTTTCTTTACCTGTACCGCCTCCCCAAAAGAAAAGGGGTAGTTTGGGGGGTGGGgaggagaaagagagagagatgaAATATACTTTTTATTGATCACTACTGTATGTAGAGatgttttgattatttattctaGCTGAAGTTGAGCTGGAACATACATATTGGTGCTTAGGTGCTTTTAGCTCAGCTTATGGAGACAGTATATGTGTTTCTTTCATCTTCTGTTATGCTTCCCTTTTGTCTGGCCATTTTAACTATGCTTTCGTATGCTTCCTTTACACCAGCGACATCAAAATACAGCCATTCAGATGATATGCATGCTTTCCCAGCAAGCTTTGGTTTCAAAGGAGAGGCTCTGAGCTCTATTTCTGACGTTTCTTTGTTGGAAATTATTACTAAAACTCACGGCAGGCCAAACGGATATCGTAAGGTTTTGAAGGTAAGGTACTTTTGAGATTTAGTTGGCAGTATCTATTAGGATAGGTATAAAAAATACTACTAACTTGGTCTTTGTTCTTGCCATTTTTTGCAGGATGGCAAGTGTTTGTACGTTGGAATTGATGATTGTAGACAAGATGTTGGTACAACAGGTAATTCTGTATAAGGTAGGCCTACCTGATACAAGAGTTGCCTGGTGTTTGCTAATAAGGAAATTTGTTgggatttttctttttacaGTCATTGTTCGTGATGTATTTTACAACCAACCAGTTCGAAGGAAGCAAATGCACTCCAAGTACTTCTAGTTTTCTCACAAttcaaacaaatgaaaaatactGATTTACATTACTTCTAAAGCTGTACTCTGACCTGATTGATCTTTTGATTTGCATATATAATCTGGAAGCCCAAAGAAGGTCTTGCATTCTCTGAAAGAGGCTCTGCTAAGAATTGCCATTGTGCATCCTTATGTCTCCTTCaaaattgttgatattgaaaggtCCGGTCCATCTTTGATACACCAGCTAACTTAAGGATATTTCCTGTCTGGTTTCTTAGATTTTGTTCATTGCATGCAGTGAGGATGACTTGCTTTGCACACGTGCTTCTCCTTCTCCGTTGCCGCTATTGTCCAGTGAGTTTGGGATTCATCTGAGTTCCCTTAACAAATTGAATGCAAGTGATGGTTCATTCAAGCTCTCAGGATACATTTTAGGTCCTGATGTTTACACAGTGAAGGTATAATGCCAAAATTGATGGATAAGAGATGTGAATAGTTATCTTTCTACCATCTATTTCCTTAACAACCACTGTTTAATTTGCAGGTCCTTCAATATTTCTGTATCCACTTATTTCAGTATATTTTCCTAACCAAAGAAAAACGGAAAACTAAACTTTGGTTAACATTTTCTATATCAAATGCTTGTTTTTTACAGTGTTTTTGTTTTCCTTGACCCATCGTAATGCAGATATCAATTCAAGATTTGTTTCCAAAGGACCAATACATAAATTACTTAATAACATAGCTATGAGTTTTGAAAGTGCTTCTAACATTGAGAAGCACAATAGATCTCAGATATATCCACTGTTTTTGTTGAACCTAAACTGTCCTAGATCATTATATGATTTGACATTGGAGCCTTCAAAGACCTCTGTGGAATTTAAGGTGAGATCTTTTGTTGGGATTTatgctttaatttattttggggTTGGGAAACGAATGTGCGGCTTTGGATTTATTTTATAGAATTGAGTTTATGTTAGTGTTTGTTTTGgaagaattggtttgggttgttttctgtaaaaaatatttcaaaacacCTAATCATTTTTTGAAACTTCAATTTGGGTGAAATTAATAGGTTAAAACTGGCTAAACATCATTATTTATTACTAATCGTGtaggatttcaaagtattaaaAAGTACCCCCTGACCGGCAAGGTCCTTGCGTTACAGCTATTCCCGGAGAACAAAATAATCTCCCTTTTGTTATGGGAGAACAATGCAAAACCACATTTCTAGCTTCTTTTGGTTACAAAACCAAACAGGCCAATGTTAACAAGGATACGTCATGCATATTTGTTTTACTGATTGGAGTATTGTATTTCGTATTACAATGTGTTTGCCGTTATCCAAGACTGACAATTCTTTCAGTTTGCACTTAGTCTCCTGGTTTTTGCTTACCCTGTCATTTCTGCTTCCCTTTAAATGGATTTTGCggtttttcttaaaatttctgTCAATTTCCGTAGATCTAGATATTTGCTATATCAATCTTCTTGGAGCCTTGCTATCTTTAGGAGATGGTGACATCCAGCTGTATATTGATTTGTTGATTTCTGACCAAGTACTTTTTGAAATGATATGGTTCTTTGTTGTGTCTCTCTTAGTTTCCGACTGCATACCATGGACTAGATCAAACTTGAGAACTGTTGCACTTTTTAGGATTACTGAATTTTTTTTCAACTGATCGCATTGTTTGATTCTGTAGACATTTTTCTATGAACTGGATAGGAAGCTGTTGACTTCAATGCTATGTTATATTTTAGAAATGCTGGTTGTCATCAGCTCAGAATTTCTACTTTGTGTACCATATTTAGGTTGACATACGAGTGGTTTGACTTATCaccacaaaaagaaaagaaaaaaagggggggggggggggggggaagagGCGAGGTGTGGTTCTTGTTTGTCTATTAGAATATCTCACTTGTTCCATTTTTATTCCATGTTAGATGCGCAACAAATTACCTGAAATGATGTGCAGCATTTTACTCCCTTTGTTGGCACCGCTGATACTGATTGTGTTAATCTGATAAACCTAGGTGTTTTACAAGAATCTCTTATGGTAACTAATTGGTTCTTAATGTTACTTGTAGGATTGGCGCCCCGTCCTTCTCTTTATTGAGGATACTGTCACCAATCTCTGGACTGAAAGTAACTCTGCCGGTGAGAGCAATTGCACTATCGGCATTTTTATGCAACATCACTTAGTATTCATTGTATTTGATGTTATTTGTACACGTGGCTTTGTCCACTCCACATTCCCTTTCCTGTAGGCTGCAGCCTCCCACCTGCTTCCCTAAAAGAGGTGAGGGGATAGTTACTTATGCATCAGATGGTGCAAAGCATTTCTGTGTTATGCCATCGTGTAGTTTTATCACTTTCTTTTGTCTTATCCTCATGTATTGCTATCCCATTCACTGCTCCTTTTTCCAGAAATACCTGTGAATTGTGAGATCAGGAAAAAGAGGTGCAGGGCTCAGAGTTGCAAAGCTACACTTGAACTTCCTTCCCCACTGCCAAAGAAACTGACTGGAGAGTGCACTGTCAAGAGAGATATTCAATTTTCACAGAACTCTCTGTGGGGAAGTGCTTCTGAAAAGCATGATCCTGGGTCCAGATTCCTCTGTCAGATTGAAAGTTCAAATCGATCAATTGATGGATCTCTTGCTCATTGCACAGCCGGTGTAAACTGGAAATCCAGAAGCTCTGTGCAACCCTTTTCATCTAATGTTTTACCTACAGAAGATGATTTCCTGGATAACAAATTCAATGCTTCAGCTAGCTCCAATTATAATTCAGACTGCCTATTAGGTTCAGGATGGGAGGATGATTCTCAAACAATTGTAGCTGGCAAATCAACAGAGGATGCTTCATTTAGGGAGTTTCTTGGACTTGATGACAGTTCAAATGTGATGCATGAGAGTAGGAAACCATTTATGCGGAGCTGTTCTTTGCACAGAAGCTTGATACATAATGAAACATCTTTTGATAATGATGAAGATATTAAGTTTGAAAAAAGTGATTACAGAGCTAAACAAAATCGCCTTGAAGATGATTATAGTGTTAAATTTGAAGTAGTTGATGATGTTAACCAGGTCTTAAATCAAAGGTCTCCTAGAGGCAAGGAAATATATCTTGAGAACTTCTCCTGGTGCAAAACTCAGAGTAAGGCATTGCAGAGGTCAAAAGTTTTGTCAGGAGATTCAGAAAAATCCTCATTAACCAAGGACATTCTAGATGAAAACGATCATCTTATAGACTTTTTTAAACAAAGTGAAAATTATGGTTCCGGCCTACCATCTTTCAGTCCAGAACCGTCTCCTCTGCCACCAGATCCTTTTCCCAGGACCAGTTTACAAGATGTTAATCCTTACATCGCTGAAAATGGGATTGAAACTTCTGTTAAACATGAAGCTGGTGTCACGTATGATTTTGGAAACATGGAACATAATCTTTTGGTTCCTGCCATAAATAATATCGGAAAAGAGGACTGCTTGTTCCcacatcctgcaaagtttgatcTCGATTTTTATGCTTGTTCTAAAGAGGATTTGGGCAGTATAGGTGGACTTGTTCCGTGGGACGTTTATAGTTCAGGTCTTTCTGAATTCTATTATGACAGAGATGATTTGTCACATATACATTCTCATGGTGAAGAAAATCTTACTAATTATTTGACACCACGAGCTATGCTCTCCTCTAGGGTGGATGGGAACTTGCATAAATGGCTTGATGCTGGAAATCGAGGTAAAACAGATGAGCCtataaggaagaagaagaatagaaGAAGTCATTCATCTCCTCCATTTTACCAAGGCAAGAAGAAGTTCTTTGCCACGAGTGAGTCTTCAAGAACGGCAGCAGGAAATAACATTATTGAAACTGTTCATGATGTGCCACTCATGCCAGGTAATTTGTCCTTGAGTGCTTGTTTGTGTTAATAATCAATGATGACAGAAATGTGTGCAACTAATTAATGTTCTTGTCCATCGTGCAGAAACTAGAGCTGTAAGCAGACTGCAGCATTCTTCAGAAGCTATCTGCTCAGAGCTTCCACAGCAGTCATCCCATCAATGTGATCAATCTTCCACCCCAATTTTTGGTGATGGTGTATTCTCTGATGAAAGGTACTGATATCAATTTTTTGGGGTGGGTTAGGTCTCTTTCTGATATTATCTCAATCAAATATGTTAGTATCTCACACAACCTGATGTTTCTCTCTTCAGGCTAAGTGTTAAAATGAAACTTGTTAACATCTGGAATAGCAAATCGCAAACTCAAGGGGTGTGCACAAGTACACGTGATGGGGAGTCAAAAGAAGGTAAACCATTCCTGCCATTTGTTCCCTATAAATAGACCATGAGGGAGAATTGCCTAAGTCCATATAAATAGACCACCAATCCATTCTCCAACCAATGTGGGACTCCAACCCACTCTAACAGTTCCTGTCCTGAATAAGAGCTTAATTTTTCTAGTTTATGTTTCAGTTAATTAGCTTCATTTCTTTCACCCAGTTTCAAGATTATCTTGGACTGCGTTCTTATTAATCATGAAAGCATTAGAGATTACAAAATCTCTTTCTTAGAGTCCTAGGCTACATAGTCTCTTTCAAATTCCATTTTGCTTATGTTCTGATCTTTTGATAGAATTGTCATGCCTGACATTTTTATTCAAATGTTCAGAATTTGCACcaacaaaaactcaaaatattctaGATTCTGGGACAAAATGGAGGGACTTCTGTCCAGAGATTACAGTTGAGTACCTTAGATATATCTTGGACGCTTTTGTGACTTCTCTGTTTTGTTAAGATGATGGATTTTCTTTTCCAATATGAGATGCAGAGCGGTAGTGGAACAGAGAGTCTTAAGAATCAGGATACTATACTCAATGTCACTTCTGGCATCTTGTATTTTGTTGGTGATTCATTGGTTCCTGATACCATTGATAAAAACTGCCTGGAGGGTGCCAAAGTTCTCCAACAGGTTGATAAAAAGTTTATTCCAATTGTGGGCGGCACAACACTTGCTATAATTGATCAGGTCTATTCTTGCCTTTGTATAGTCCATTATGTCCAATCTTGGTTTCTCATGAATTTCCTTATAATGCATTTACTTTAAAAGATTGTTTCTTTTAGGGATTGTTTGGTTGGACTCGTCAGCAAATATTAACGTCAGCATAAACTTCCGAATAAATAGTATAATATTTGTTGGCCGTGTAAGTAAAAGTGATATCTGCATAACTATGTATGTTATCcgtataagaaaaaataagctCGACATAACTAATGTAGTGTTTGGTTGGCGGTATTTAGCCATTCATTATTATATTCTCATGACTTATGCGAgaatctatatattattttatgtaggaTAG
The sequence above is a segment of the Solanum dulcamara chromosome 11, daSolDulc1.2, whole genome shotgun sequence genome. Coding sequences within it:
- the LOC129872220 gene encoding uncharacterized protein LOC129872220 isoform X7 is translated as MKTPEPQICYLLKEMGNIKRIPEAIWSSIRSGVILYDFTRVVEELVFNSLDAGATKVSVAIGIGTCYVKVDDNGSGVSRDGLVLMGEKYATSKYSHSDDMHAFPASFGFKGEALSSISDVSLLEIITKTHGRPNGYRKVLKDGKCLYVGIDDCRQDVGTTVIVRDVFYNQPVRRKQMHSNPKKVLHSLKEALLRIAIVHPYVSFKIVDIESEDDLLCTRASPSPLPLLSSEFGIHLSSLNKLNASDGSFKLSGYILGPDVYTVKVLQYFYINSRFVSKGPIHKLLNNIAMSFESASNIEKHNRSQIYPLFLLNLNCPRSLYDLTLEPSKTSVEFKDWRPVLLFIEDTVTNLWTESNSAEIPVNCEIRKKRCRAQSCKATLELPSPLPKKLTGECTVKRDIQFSQNSLWGSASEKHDPGSRFLCQIESSNRSIDGSLAHCTAGVNWKSRSSVQPFSSNVLPTEDDFLDNKFNASASSNYNSDCLLGSGWEDDSQTIVAGKSTEDASFREFLGLDDSSNVMHESRKPFMRSCSLHRSLIHNETSFDNDEDIKFEKSDYRAKQNRLEDDYSVKFEVVDDVNQVLNQRSPRGKEIYLENFSWCKTQSKALQRSKVLSGDSEKSSLTKDILDENDHLIDFFKQSENYGSGLPSFSPEPSPLPPDPFPRTSLQDVNPYIAENGIETSVKHEAGVTYDFGNMEHNLLVPAINNIGKEDCLFPHPAKFDLDFYACSKEDLGSIGGLVPWDVYSSGLSEFYYDRDDLSHIHSHGEENLTNYLTPRAMLSSRVDGNLHKWLDAGNRGKTDEPIRKKKNRRSHSSPPFYQGKKKFFATSESSRTAAGNNIIETVHDVPLMPETRAVSRLQHSSEAICSELPQQSSHQCDQSSTPIFGDGVFSDERLSVKMKLVNIWNSKSQTQGVCTSTRDGESKEEFAPTKTQNILDSGTKWRDFCPEITSGSGTESLKNQDTILNVTSGILYFVGDSLVPDTIDKNCLEGAKVLQQVDKKFIPIVGGTTLAIIDQMSEFVWKNCVRRSYLDKRGQQHILIPSKNWSCLKLVTNYYTTMLTKFKTGVGSAIFILKPQDHLLAGT
- the LOC129872220 gene encoding uncharacterized protein LOC129872220 isoform X6, whose protein sequence is MKTPEPQICYLLKEMGNIKRIPEAIWSSIRSGVILYDFTRVVEELVFNSLDAGATKVSVAIGIGTCYVKVDDNGSGVSRDGLVLMGEKYATSKYSHSDDMHAFPASFGFKGEALSSISDVSLLEIITKTHGRPNGYRKVLKDGKCLYVGIDDCRQDVGTTVIVRDVFYNQPVRRKQMHSNPKKVLHSLKEALLRIAIVHPYVSFKIVDIESEDDLLCTRASPSPLPLLSSEFGIHLSSLNKLNASDGSFKLSGYILGPDVYTVKVLQYFYINSRFVSKGPIHKLLNNIAMSFESASNIEKHNRSQIYPLFLLNLNCPRSLYDLTLEPSKTSVEFKDWRPVLLFIEDTVTNLWTESNSAEIPVNCEIRKKRCRAQSCKATLELPSPLPKKLTGECTVKRDIQFSQNSLWGSASEKHDPGSRFLCQIESSNRSIDGSLAHCTAGVNWKSRSSVQPFSSNVLPTEDDFLDNKFNASASSNYNSDCLLGSGWEDDSQTIVAGKSTEDASFREFLGLDDSSNVMHESRKPFMRSCSLHRSLIHNETSFDNDEDIKFEKSDYRAKQNRLEDDYSVKFEVVDDVNQVLNQRSPRGKEIYLENFSWCKTQSKALQRSKVLSGDSEKSSLTKDILDENDHLIDFFKQSENYGSGLPSFSPEPSPLPPDPFPRTSLQDVNPYIAENGIETSVKHEAGVTYDFGNMEHNLLVPAINNIGKEDCLFPHPAKFDLDFYACSKEDLGSIGGLVPWDVYSSGLSEFYYDRDDLSHIHSHGEENLTNYLTPRAMLSSRVDGNLHKWLDAGNRGKTDEPIRKKKNRRSHSSPPFYQGKKKFFATSESSRTAAGNNIIETVHDVPLMPETRAVSRLQHSSEAICSELPQQSSHQCDQSSTPIFGDGVFSDERLSVKMKLVNIWNSKSQTQGVCTSTRDGESKEEFAPTKTQNILDSGTKWRDFCPEITSGSGTESLKNQDTILNVTSGILYFVGDSLVPDTIDKNCLEGAKVLQQVDKKFIPIVGGTTLAIIDQMSEFVWKNCVRRSYLDKRGQQHILIPSKNWSCLKLVTNYYTTMLTKFKTGVGSAIFILKPQDHLLVIVLVKAGT
- the LOC129872220 gene encoding DNA mismatch repair protein MLH3-like isoform X3, whose product is MGNIKRIPEAIWSSIRSGVILYDFTRVVEELVFNSLDAGATKVSVAIGIGTCYVKVDDNGSGVSRDGLVLMGEKYATSKYSHSDDMHAFPASFGFKGEALSSISDVSLLEIITKTHGRPNGYRKVLKDGKCLYVGIDDCRQDVGTTVIVRDVFYNQPVRRKQMHSNPKKVLHSLKEALLRIAIVHPYVSFKIVDIESEDDLLCTRASPSPLPLLSSEFGIHLSSLNKLNASDGSFKLSGYILGPDVYTVKVLQYFYINSRFVSKGPIHKLLNNIAMSFESASNIEKHNRSQIYPLFLLNLNCPRSLYDLTLEPSKTSVEFKDWRPVLLFIEDTVTNLWTESNSAEIPVNCEIRKKRCRAQSCKATLELPSPLPKKLTGECTVKRDIQFSQNSLWGSASEKHDPGSRFLCQIESSNRSIDGSLAHCTAGVNWKSRSSVQPFSSNVLPTEDDFLDNKFNASASSNYNSDCLLGSGWEDDSQTIVAGKSTEDASFREFLGLDDSSNVMHESRKPFMRSCSLHRSLIHNETSFDNDEDIKFEKSDYRAKQNRLEDDYSVKFEVVDDVNQVLNQRSPRGKEIYLENFSWCKTQSKALQRSKVLSGDSEKSSLTKDILDENDHLIDFFKQSENYGSGLPSFSPEPSPLPPDPFPRTSLQDVNPYIAENGIETSVKHEAGVTYDFGNMEHNLLVPAINNIGKEDCLFPHPAKFDLDFYACSKEDLGSIGGLVPWDVYSSGLSEFYYDRDDLSHIHSHGEENLTNYLTPRAMLSSRVDGNLHKWLDAGNRGKTDEPIRKKKNRRSHSSPPFYQGKKKFFATSESSRTAAGNNIIETVHDVPLMPETRAVSRLQHSSEAICSELPQQSSHQCDQSSTPIFGDGVFSDERLSVKMKLVNIWNSKSQTQGVCTSTRDGESKEEFAPTKTQNILDSGTKWRDFCPEITSGSGTESLKNQDTILNVTSGILYFVGDSLVPDTIDKNCLEGAKVLQQVDKKFIPIVGGTTLAIIDQHAADERIRLEELREKVLSGQKRTTTYLDSEQELVMPEIGYQLLHNYADQIQNWGWICNIHSQASRSFTSRNLNLIHKQPTSVTLLAVPCILGVNLTDVDLLEFLQQLADTDGSSIVPPSVNRVLNNKACRSAIMFGDALLPSECSLIVEELKQTSLCFQCAHGRPTTVPLVNMGALHEQIAKLGSWSRGSPEAWHGLHRHEINLERAAKRLRSAIS